From a region of the Azospirillum formosense genome:
- a CDS encoding glycosyltransferase family 2 protein, translating into MQHAVAGAPRLSVVVPCYNEAEGLGELHRRVSAVCRAEVGQSYELILVDDGSRDGTWSRIATLVRDDPAVTGVRLSRNHGHQLALTAGLHVCRGERILIIDADLQDPPELLTTMMARMDAGADVVYGTRMARDGETWFKKGTAALFYRLLDRLVDIEIPKDTGDFRLMSRRALEVLNAMPEQHRFIRGMVSWIGLKQEPLPYDRQARLAGTTKYPLGKMIRFAVDAITSFSIKPLRAASYIGFVFALCAVLALGYALVSWAQHATVPGWTSVMVVMLVLGSTQLLILGVLGEYLGRLYMETKHRPLFVVDRIARHADFLPPGTAAGHQAPATADIDLGTGIAAAAGAFSRIEADGIEANGIKANG; encoded by the coding sequence ATGCAGCACGCCGTTGCCGGGGCCCCGCGGTTGTCCGTGGTGGTTCCCTGCTACAACGAGGCCGAGGGACTCGGCGAATTGCACCGCCGGGTGTCCGCGGTCTGCCGCGCCGAGGTCGGGCAGAGTTATGAGTTGATCCTGGTGGATGACGGATCGCGCGACGGAACCTGGAGCCGCATCGCCACCCTGGTGCGCGACGATCCGGCGGTGACGGGGGTGCGTCTGTCGCGCAACCACGGCCACCAGCTGGCCCTGACCGCCGGCCTCCACGTCTGCCGGGGCGAGCGCATCCTGATCATCGACGCCGATCTGCAGGACCCGCCGGAACTGCTCACCACCATGATGGCCCGCATGGACGCCGGGGCGGACGTGGTCTACGGCACCCGCATGGCCCGCGACGGCGAGACGTGGTTCAAGAAGGGCACGGCGGCGCTGTTCTACCGCCTGCTCGACCGGCTGGTCGACATCGAGATTCCCAAGGACACCGGCGACTTCCGCCTGATGAGCCGCCGCGCCCTGGAGGTGTTGAACGCGATGCCGGAGCAGCACCGCTTCATCCGGGGCATGGTGAGCTGGATCGGGCTGAAGCAGGAGCCGCTGCCCTACGACCGGCAGGCCCGCCTCGCCGGAACGACGAAATATCCCTTGGGCAAGATGATCCGTTTCGCGGTCGACGCGATCACCAGCTTCTCCATCAAGCCGCTGCGGGCCGCCTCCTACATCGGTTTCGTCTTCGCGCTGTGTGCGGTGCTGGCGCTGGGGTACGCGCTGGTGAGCTGGGCGCAGCACGCGACGGTTCCCGGCTGGACCAGCGTCATGGTCGTCATGCTGGTTCTGGGCAGCACGCAGCTTCTGATCCTGGGCGTCCTCGGGGAGTATCTGGGACGGCTCTACATGGAGACGAAGCACCGCCCGCTGTTCGTCGTGGACCGCATCGCCCGGCATGCGGATTTTTTGCCCCCCGGGACCGCGGCCGGCCATCAGGCGCCGGCAACCGCCGACATCGATCTGGGTACCGGCATCGCGGCTGCGGCGGGAGCCTTCTCCCGCATCGAAGCGGATGGCATCGAAGCGAATGGCATCAAAGCGAATGGTTGA
- a CDS encoding DUF1150 family protein translates to MNSFDIDKAAAYLRQLSPQDFAGFGLDHVAYVRPVTVDDAPAFSVHAADGTPLTVVTERDVAFATVRQNDMEPLSVH, encoded by the coding sequence ATGAACAGCTTCGACATCGACAAGGCCGCCGCCTATCTGCGCCAACTGTCGCCCCAGGACTTCGCCGGCTTCGGGCTGGACCATGTCGCCTACGTGCGGCCGGTGACCGTCGACGACGCCCCGGCCTTCTCCGTCCACGCCGCCGACGGCACGCCCCTGACGGTTGTGACCGAGCGCGACGTGGCCTTCGCCACCGTCCGCCAGAACGACATGGAGCCGCTGAGCGTCCATTGA
- a CDS encoding acyltransferase family protein: MTYRPDIDGLRAVSILSVLLFHAKFPLFSGGYIGVDVFFVISGYLIGSIVLNDAQRGTFSLADFYIRRIRRILPALFAALAVTAVLALFLLSPQELKSFSQNLAATTLFSSNIVYYLKSGYFETAAEMNPLLHTWSLGVEQQFYIVFPLAVLALLPYGRSVWVAVLLAAAAASFALGVFLVRDHPVAAFYLLPPRLWELVLGALLAFGAVPDIRDRAARELACALGAALIVISVFTLTEATAFPGYAALLPCLGAALVIHAGRSGPTAVGRVLTLRPMVFIGLISYSMYIWHWPLMVFARFHKGRDLTTKETLILLAAIAAVSLLSWRLIEVPFRKPRPGTGATSGHPPATVFARTGRVMAGLVGVGLIGHLTDGLPQRFTDYAPQDISGRELYKEHTCFLETDQPPEAWPGLESCRIGSLKAEAPTALLWGDSFAAHYVPGLQTVADTLPFNIVQYTASGCPPIKDLPVNARPNCQEFNHRVEEIIDRNGIRIVIMAARWEWYMDTNALDLRRLHETVDALLNRGIRIVVMGQSPVFRFRNPYDHTYFMKSERAYSITGQAADLPVITATQGARFVDTSDYFCDPDPCKALPLCRIRDDQGFYFLDQGHFSAHGSTLIVQSIQEILRAPDPAYGE, encoded by the coding sequence ATGACCTACCGCCCCGACATCGACGGCCTTCGCGCGGTATCGATCCTTTCGGTTCTGCTGTTCCACGCGAAGTTTCCCCTGTTCAGCGGCGGATACATCGGCGTCGATGTGTTCTTCGTGATTTCCGGCTACCTCATCGGCTCGATCGTTCTGAACGACGCGCAGCGGGGCACCTTTTCGCTGGCCGATTTCTACATCCGCCGCATCCGCCGAATCCTTCCCGCCCTGTTCGCGGCGCTGGCGGTCACCGCGGTGCTCGCCCTGTTCCTGCTGTCGCCCCAGGAGTTGAAGAGCTTTTCCCAAAATCTCGCGGCGACCACGCTGTTCTCGTCCAACATCGTCTATTATCTGAAGTCCGGTTACTTCGAGACCGCGGCGGAGATGAACCCTCTGCTTCATACTTGGTCGCTGGGGGTGGAGCAGCAATTCTACATCGTCTTTCCGCTCGCCGTGCTGGCCCTGCTCCCGTACGGGCGTTCGGTGTGGGTCGCCGTTCTTCTGGCGGCGGCGGCGGCGTCCTTCGCCCTGGGCGTGTTCCTGGTGCGGGATCATCCGGTGGCGGCCTTCTACCTGCTGCCGCCCCGGCTGTGGGAGCTGGTGCTGGGCGCGCTTCTCGCCTTCGGCGCCGTCCCCGACATCCGCGACCGCGCGGCGCGGGAACTGGCCTGCGCGCTCGGCGCAGCCCTGATCGTCATCAGCGTGTTCACCTTGACGGAGGCGACGGCCTTTCCGGGCTACGCCGCGCTGTTGCCCTGCCTGGGCGCGGCGCTGGTGATCCACGCGGGGCGGAGCGGTCCGACGGCGGTCGGGAGGGTGCTGACGCTGCGCCCCATGGTCTTCATCGGCCTGATTTCCTACTCGATGTACATCTGGCATTGGCCGTTGATGGTCTTCGCGCGGTTCCACAAGGGGCGGGACCTGACCACCAAGGAGACGCTGATCCTTCTCGCGGCCATCGCCGCGGTGTCCCTGCTGTCCTGGCGGCTGATCGAAGTTCCCTTCCGCAAGCCCCGACCGGGGACGGGAGCGACGTCGGGCCACCCGCCGGCCACGGTTTTCGCCCGCACCGGCCGGGTCATGGCGGGGCTGGTGGGGGTCGGGCTGATCGGCCATCTGACCGACGGACTGCCGCAGCGCTTCACCGACTACGCGCCGCAGGACATCTCGGGGCGGGAACTCTACAAGGAGCACACCTGCTTCCTCGAAACCGACCAGCCGCCCGAGGCGTGGCCGGGCCTGGAGAGTTGCCGGATCGGTTCCCTGAAGGCGGAGGCGCCCACCGCCCTGCTCTGGGGTGATTCCTTCGCCGCCCATTACGTGCCGGGGCTGCAGACCGTCGCCGACACCCTGCCCTTCAACATCGTGCAGTACACGGCGTCCGGCTGCCCGCCCATCAAGGATCTGCCCGTCAACGCCCGCCCGAACTGCCAGGAGTTCAACCACCGCGTCGAGGAGATCATCGACCGCAACGGCATCCGCATCGTCATCATGGCGGCGCGCTGGGAATGGTACATGGACACCAACGCCCTCGATCTCCGCCGCCTGCACGAGACCGTGGACGCGCTGCTGAACCGGGGCATCCGCATCGTCGTGATGGGGCAGAGCCCGGTCTTCCGCTTCCGCAACCCCTACGACCACACCTATTTCATGAAGTCGGAGCGGGCCTATTCGATCACCGGCCAAGCCGCCGACCTGCCGGTCATCACCGCCACACAGGGCGCGCGGTTCGTCGACACCTCCGACTATTTCTGCGACCCCGATCCCTGCAAGGCCCTTCCGCTCTGCCGGATCAGGGACGACCAGGGCTTCTACTTCCTGGACCAGGGCCATTTCTCGGCCCATGGCAGCACCCTGATCGTGCAGAGCATCCAGGAGATCCTGCGCGCGCCCGACCCGGCCTACGGAGAGTGA
- the acnA gene encoding aconitate hydratase AcnA, which yields MTTFTGQDSLKTRRSLSVGGKSYDYFSIKAAEDAGLGDLSRLPYSMKVLLENLLRFEDGRTVSTDDVKAVAQWLHDKRSDREIAYRPARVLMQDFTGVPAVCDLAAMREAMAALGGDPKKINPLVPVDLVIDHSVMVDFFGNPSAFEKNVELEFERNLERYAFLRWGQKAFDNFRVVPPGTGICHQVNVEYLAQGVWTDTDPAGKLVAYPDTLVGTDSHTTMVNGLGVLGWGVGGIEAEAAMLGQPISMLIPEVVGFKLTGRLKEGTTATDLVLTVTQMLRKKGVVGKFVEFYGPGLDHLTLADRATIGNMAPEYGATCGIFPIDAETIRYLTFTGRDADRVAMVEAYARAQGMWRDAGTPDPVFTDTLELDMTTVEPSLAGPKRPQDRVPLSQAAQSFGGDLVGAFKAEDADRSVPVQGCGYYLDQGAVVIAAITSCTNTSNPAVLVAAGLLARKAVEKGLKSKPWVKTSLAPGSQVVTDYLAKAGLQPYLDQLGFNIVGYGCTTCIGNSGPLPDPIAAAVEEGNLVVAAVLSGNRNFEGRVNPHTRANYLASPPLCVAYALAGNMKIDLTKDPIGTGHDGQPVYLKDIWPTNQEVQDAIDASLSAEMFRSRYGNVFEGPEQWRGIRTAEGQTYEWQAGSTYVKLPPFFADMPKTPEAVSDVRGARALAVLGDSITTDHISPAGSIKKTSPAGEYLLSHQVRPQDFNSYGARRGNHEVMMRGTFANIRIRNEMLAGVEGGETRHYPSGEQLPIYTAAMRYAQEGVPLVVIAGKEYGTGSSRDWAAKGTKLLGIRAVIAESFERIHRSNLVGMGILPLQFKDGLTRNDLALDGTETFDIAGIEQDLRPRKDVTMTITRADGQTRQVPLLLRIDTVDEVEYYRNGGVLNFVLRNLAK from the coding sequence GTGACGACGTTCACCGGTCAGGACTCGCTGAAAACCCGCCGCTCCCTGTCCGTCGGGGGCAAGAGCTACGATTATTTCAGCATCAAGGCCGCGGAGGACGCCGGACTGGGCGACCTCTCCCGGCTGCCCTACTCGATGAAGGTGCTGCTGGAGAATCTCCTGCGCTTCGAGGACGGACGCACCGTGTCCACCGACGACGTGAAGGCGGTGGCCCAGTGGCTTCACGACAAGCGGTCCGACCGTGAGATCGCCTACCGCCCGGCGCGCGTGCTGATGCAGGACTTCACCGGTGTGCCGGCGGTCTGCGATCTGGCGGCGATGCGCGAGGCGATGGCCGCGCTGGGCGGCGATCCCAAGAAGATCAACCCGCTGGTGCCGGTCGATCTGGTCATCGACCATTCGGTGATGGTCGATTTCTTCGGCAACCCCTCCGCCTTCGAGAAGAACGTCGAGCTGGAGTTCGAGCGCAACCTGGAGCGCTACGCCTTCCTGCGCTGGGGCCAGAAGGCCTTCGACAATTTCCGCGTCGTGCCGCCGGGCACCGGCATCTGCCATCAGGTGAACGTCGAGTATCTGGCGCAGGGCGTGTGGACCGACACCGACCCGGCGGGCAAGCTGGTCGCCTATCCCGACACGCTGGTCGGCACCGACAGCCACACCACCATGGTGAACGGGCTGGGCGTGCTCGGCTGGGGGGTCGGCGGCATCGAGGCGGAGGCGGCCATGCTCGGCCAGCCCATCTCCATGCTGATCCCCGAGGTCGTCGGCTTCAAGCTGACCGGGCGGCTGAAGGAGGGCACGACGGCGACCGACCTGGTGCTGACCGTCACCCAGATGCTGCGCAAGAAGGGCGTGGTCGGCAAGTTCGTGGAGTTCTACGGGCCGGGTCTGGACCACCTGACGCTGGCCGACCGCGCGACCATCGGCAACATGGCCCCGGAATACGGCGCCACCTGCGGCATCTTCCCGATCGACGCGGAGACCATCCGCTACCTGACCTTCACCGGCCGCGACGCCGACCGCGTGGCGATGGTCGAGGCCTACGCCCGCGCCCAGGGCATGTGGCGCGACGCCGGCACGCCGGACCCCGTCTTCACCGACACGCTGGAGCTGGACATGACGACGGTCGAGCCGTCGCTGGCCGGCCCGAAGCGCCCGCAGGACCGCGTGCCGCTGTCCCAGGCGGCGCAGAGCTTCGGCGGCGATCTGGTTGGCGCCTTCAAGGCGGAGGACGCCGACCGCTCCGTCCCCGTGCAGGGCTGCGGCTACTACCTCGACCAGGGGGCGGTGGTGATCGCCGCCATCACCTCCTGCACCAACACCTCCAACCCGGCGGTGCTGGTGGCCGCCGGCCTGCTCGCCCGCAAGGCGGTGGAGAAGGGGCTGAAGTCCAAGCCCTGGGTCAAGACCTCGCTGGCGCCGGGCTCGCAGGTGGTCACCGACTATCTGGCCAAGGCCGGGCTCCAGCCCTACCTCGACCAGCTCGGCTTCAACATTGTCGGCTACGGCTGCACCACCTGCATCGGCAACAGCGGCCCGCTGCCCGACCCCATCGCCGCGGCGGTGGAGGAGGGCAACCTTGTGGTCGCCGCCGTGCTGTCGGGCAACCGCAACTTCGAAGGCCGGGTGAACCCGCACACGCGGGCGAACTATCTGGCCTCGCCGCCGCTGTGCGTCGCCTACGCGCTGGCCGGCAACATGAAGATCGACCTGACCAAGGACCCCATCGGCACCGGCCATGACGGCCAGCCCGTCTATCTGAAGGACATCTGGCCGACCAACCAGGAGGTGCAGGACGCCATCGACGCCTCGCTGTCGGCGGAGATGTTCCGCAGCCGCTACGGCAACGTGTTCGAGGGGCCGGAGCAGTGGCGCGGCATCCGGACCGCCGAGGGCCAGACCTACGAGTGGCAGGCGGGCAGCACCTATGTGAAGCTGCCGCCCTTCTTCGCCGACATGCCGAAGACCCCCGAGGCGGTGAGCGACGTGCGGGGCGCCCGCGCGCTGGCCGTGCTGGGCGACAGCATCACCACCGACCACATCTCCCCCGCCGGATCGATCAAGAAGACCAGCCCGGCCGGCGAGTATCTGCTGAGCCATCAGGTGCGCCCGCAGGACTTCAACTCCTACGGGGCGCGGCGCGGCAATCACGAGGTGATGATGCGCGGCACCTTCGCCAACATCCGCATCCGCAACGAGATGCTGGCGGGGGTGGAGGGCGGCGAGACCCGGCACTACCCCTCGGGCGAGCAGTTGCCGATCTACACCGCGGCCATGCGCTACGCCCAGGAGGGCGTGCCGCTGGTGGTCATCGCCGGCAAGGAATACGGCACCGGCTCCAGCCGCGACTGGGCGGCCAAGGGCACCAAGCTGCTGGGCATCCGCGCCGTCATCGCCGAGAGCTTCGAGCGCATCCACCGCTCCAACCTCGTCGGGATGGGCATCCTGCCGCTCCAGTTCAAGGACGGGCTGACCCGCAACGATCTGGCGCTGGACGGCACCGAGACCTTCGACATCGCCGGCATCGAGCAGGACCTGCGCCCGCGCAAGGACGTGACGATGACCATCACCCGCGCCGACGGGCAGACGCGGCAGGTGCCGCTGCTGCTGCGCATCGATACGGTGGACGAGGTCGAGTATTACCGGAACGGCGGCGTGCTGAACTTCGTCCTGCGCAATCTCGCGAAGTGA
- a CDS encoding GtrA family protein — protein MSGADGWRVAIPWKALRFAVVGLLNTAVDFGVFLALLSLAGAPVLVANAAGFSAGTLCSFLVNRSWTFRVRREEAPMARRLPLFLAFNIVGLGLSTLVVGLLVPAVPPLAAKIAAAVVTFAWSYWSTRRFVFNAPAANPLA, from the coding sequence ATGAGCGGCGCGGACGGATGGCGGGTGGCCATTCCCTGGAAGGCTCTGCGCTTCGCCGTGGTCGGGCTGCTGAACACGGCGGTCGACTTCGGGGTTTTCCTGGCGCTTCTCTCGTTGGCCGGGGCGCCCGTGCTGGTCGCCAACGCCGCCGGATTCTCCGCCGGGACGCTGTGCAGCTTCCTGGTGAACCGGAGCTGGACCTTCCGCGTGCGCCGCGAGGAGGCGCCCATGGCACGGCGCCTGCCGCTGTTCCTGGCCTTCAACATCGTCGGGCTGGGCCTGTCCACGCTGGTGGTCGGCCTGCTGGTCCCCGCCGTGCCGCCGCTGGCCGCCAAGATCGCGGCGGCCGTCGTCACCTTCGCCTGGAGCTACTGGTCCACCCGACGCTTCGTCTTCAACGCGCCGGCCGCCAATCCCCTCGCCTGA
- a CDS encoding LytTR family DNA-binding domain-containing protein, protein MDSPAMGLPRTPYRRRLLGRRLPVLLGAALVLALLGPFGTFADLTLPQRLAYWVGLIGLGGLAFELLTLAAARLLRERPEAWRALLAGVALAVAAPMTLAVALLERSLRGKDMLNPLGLAELFVYVVLITLLVSAIPVWLELRDRGLLAAAPSSTPPPAASDPAEAAPAERPEPAFLARLPARLGRDLLALEMEDHYVRAHTAAGSDLILMRLRDAIAELDGLDGMQVHRSHWVAAAAVAGVERKPDGKLVLVLRDGRRVPVSRRYAAAVREAGWAEKTGP, encoded by the coding sequence GTGGACAGCCCCGCGATGGGTCTCCCCCGCACACCCTACCGCCGCCGGCTGCTGGGGCGGCGGCTGCCGGTTCTGCTCGGCGCGGCGCTGGTGCTGGCCCTGCTCGGTCCCTTCGGCACCTTCGCCGATCTGACGCTGCCCCAGCGGCTGGCCTACTGGGTCGGGCTGATCGGGCTGGGCGGCCTCGCCTTCGAGCTTCTGACCCTGGCCGCCGCCCGCCTGCTGCGGGAACGGCCCGAGGCGTGGCGCGCCCTTCTGGCCGGAGTGGCGCTGGCGGTGGCGGCGCCGATGACGCTCGCCGTGGCTCTGCTGGAACGGTCTTTGCGGGGCAAGGACATGCTGAACCCGCTGGGTCTGGCGGAGCTGTTCGTCTACGTCGTCCTCATCACGCTCCTGGTGTCCGCCATCCCGGTCTGGCTGGAGCTGCGCGACCGCGGACTTCTCGCCGCCGCCCCGTCGTCTACGCCGCCCCCCGCTGCATCAGACCCAGCGGAAGCAGCCCCGGCGGAGCGGCCGGAGCCCGCCTTCCTCGCCCGCCTGCCGGCCCGGCTCGGCCGCGACCTGCTGGCGCTGGAGATGGAGGACCATTACGTCCGCGCCCACACGGCGGCGGGCAGCGACCTGATCCTGATGCGGCTGCGCGACGCCATCGCCGAGCTGGACGGGCTGGACGGGATGCAGGTTCACCGCTCCCACTGGGTCGCCGCCGCCGCCGTCGCCGGGGTGGAGCGCAAGCCGGACGGCAAGCTGGTGCTGGTCCTGCGCGATGGCCGTCGCGTGCCGGTCAGCCGCAGGTACGCGGCGGCGGTTCGCGAGGCGGGCTGGGCGGAAAAGACGGGGCCGTAA
- a CDS encoding Hsp20 family protein, whose amino-acid sequence MTTRLSLFNSPLLLGFDQFERTLDRIAKNSAEGYPPYNIEQIGDEGLRITLAVAGFTSEDLSVQIEDNQLVIRGRQTDDRSRIYLHRGIAARQFQRSFVLAEGIEVVGASLDNGLLNIDLKRPLPEPKVRTIKIEQPAQAASGTAGPQTIDVAPDRGDA is encoded by the coding sequence GTGACGACACGTCTTTCGCTCTTCAACAGTCCGCTGCTCCTGGGCTTCGACCAGTTCGAGCGCACGCTGGACCGCATCGCCAAGAATTCCGCGGAAGGATATCCGCCCTACAACATCGAACAGATCGGGGACGAAGGCCTGCGCATCACGCTGGCCGTGGCCGGCTTCACCTCCGAGGACCTGTCGGTCCAGATCGAGGACAACCAGCTCGTCATCCGCGGCCGCCAGACCGACGACCGCTCGCGCATCTACCTGCACCGCGGCATCGCCGCCCGGCAGTTCCAGCGCAGCTTCGTTCTGGCGGAGGGGATCGAGGTGGTCGGCGCCTCGCTCGACAACGGCCTGCTCAACATCGACCTCAAGCGGCCCCTGCCGGAACCGAAGGTCCGCACCATCAAGATCGAGCAGCCCGCCCAGGCCGCCAGCGGCACCGCCGGACCGCAGACCATCGACGTCGCGCCCGACCGCGGCGACGCCTGA
- a CDS encoding ATP-binding protein, whose translation MNTMTMVSSELLLGLAQNIGLFAVVAVVFLQIRSRAANWPAPAANVLLGLMFGMVAVLGMADPVRVAPGLFIDARNVMVGLAGPFGGPLAGAAAALLSGAFRFWMGGPGAVAGVTSLIGAGVIGMLVGAAARRSGRFGNRHLATLALLVTVMAPFSFLLLPPDLARRLMDTALVPLSLGNFFGTLALGTFLRKEQERLDLQIALTESQRRFAATVANLPGGVYQRVLTADGRLRFPYCSPGFFQVMGLPPTAPVTLEALNRILHPEDRPRLFASIHASAETLEPWNLEYRIVRADGEIRWISASSRAVRRDCGDIVWDGIVTDVTEAKRNEQALIQARLEAEAASRAKAEFLATMSHEMRTPLNGILGFARLLLDEDLTPRQRHHARLVRDAGRSLLTVIEDVLDFSRIEAGRLVLNDTPFAIRDLIANCAAVLRLEAEAKGLTLHAAIAPDVPDWLSGDPDRLRQVVLNLLANAVKFTEHGGVGLTIVKIADTPAGPHLTISVTDTGIGIPPDRQGQLFQRFSQIDRSRGGTGLGLAISRRLVEMMGGTVGVQSQAGVGSTFWLSLVLRESEPPVHRRPSCAAEFLVVRRPLRILLAEDLAMNRELTVAMLRGVGHRVDTVTDGRQAVQAVQRGVYDLVLMDVHMPEMDGHAATRAIRTLPPPVGTIPILAMSASALPDEVRRCQDAGMNGHIAKPVDRRTMLTTIDRAVDGEGSGGPATLFQDSPRPPGGAGTGASPRTLAEPIPLRQPLDLAMLRQLSDALGEDACVRLAAAFLGELPERMSLLRADGEPGGDSARLAADAQALVAPASSLGLVRLASACRALGAALRAGRRDEAAGLIDSVLDAAGEGAEALRGALSSDRTGALFKSLAKDIAGTP comes from the coding sequence ATGAACACGATGACCATGGTTTCCAGCGAACTTCTGCTCGGACTGGCGCAGAACATCGGGCTTTTCGCCGTCGTTGCGGTCGTCTTCCTGCAGATCCGCAGCCGTGCCGCCAACTGGCCGGCGCCGGCGGCCAACGTCCTGCTGGGCCTGATGTTCGGCATGGTGGCGGTGCTGGGCATGGCCGATCCGGTGCGGGTGGCGCCGGGCCTGTTCATCGACGCGCGCAACGTGATGGTCGGGCTGGCCGGCCCCTTCGGCGGTCCGCTGGCCGGGGCGGCGGCGGCTCTGCTGTCCGGCGCCTTCCGGTTCTGGATGGGCGGTCCGGGAGCGGTCGCGGGGGTCACCTCGCTGATCGGTGCCGGGGTGATCGGCATGCTGGTGGGCGCGGCGGCGCGGCGGAGCGGGCGCTTCGGCAATCGGCACCTGGCCACGCTGGCGCTGCTGGTGACGGTGATGGCCCCCTTCAGCTTCCTGCTGCTGCCCCCCGATCTGGCGCGCCGGCTGATGGACACCGCGCTGGTGCCGCTGAGCCTTGGAAACTTCTTCGGAACGCTGGCGCTGGGCACCTTCCTGCGCAAGGAGCAGGAGCGCCTCGATCTCCAGATCGCCCTCACCGAAAGCCAGCGCCGCTTCGCCGCGACGGTGGCGAACCTGCCGGGCGGCGTGTACCAGCGGGTGCTGACGGCGGACGGCCGGCTGCGCTTTCCCTATTGCAGCCCAGGCTTCTTCCAGGTGATGGGTCTGCCGCCGACGGCGCCGGTGACTCTGGAGGCGCTGAACCGCATCCTCCATCCCGAGGACCGCCCCCGCCTGTTCGCCTCGATCCACGCCTCGGCCGAGACGTTGGAGCCCTGGAACCTCGAATACCGGATCGTCCGGGCCGATGGCGAAATCCGCTGGATCAGCGCCTCCAGCCGCGCCGTGCGGCGCGACTGCGGCGACATCGTGTGGGACGGCATCGTCACCGACGTCACCGAGGCCAAGCGCAACGAACAGGCGCTGATCCAGGCCCGCCTGGAGGCCGAGGCGGCCAGCCGCGCCAAGGCCGAGTTCCTGGCGACGATGAGCCACGAGATGCGCACGCCGCTGAACGGCATCCTCGGCTTCGCCCGCCTTCTGCTGGACGAGGACCTCACGCCCCGGCAGCGCCACCACGCCCGCCTGGTGCGCGACGCCGGCCGGTCGCTTCTGACGGTGATCGAGGACGTGCTGGACTTCTCCCGCATCGAGGCGGGGCGTCTGGTGTTGAACGACACCCCCTTCGCCATCCGCGACCTGATCGCCAACTGCGCGGCGGTGCTGCGTCTGGAGGCCGAGGCGAAGGGGCTGACGTTGCACGCCGCCATCGCGCCGGACGTCCCGGATTGGCTGAGCGGTGATCCCGACCGGCTGCGGCAGGTGGTCCTGAACCTTCTGGCCAACGCGGTGAAGTTCACCGAGCACGGCGGCGTCGGCCTGACCATCGTGAAGATCGCCGACACGCCCGCCGGGCCGCATCTGACGATCAGCGTCACCGACACCGGGATCGGCATTCCGCCCGACCGGCAGGGCCAGCTCTTCCAGCGCTTCAGCCAGATTGACCGGTCGCGCGGCGGCACCGGCCTGGGCCTCGCCATCAGCCGCCGGCTGGTGGAGATGATGGGCGGGACGGTCGGGGTGCAGAGCCAGGCGGGCGTCGGCTCGACCTTCTGGCTGTCGCTGGTGCTGCGGGAATCCGAACCGCCGGTCCACCGCCGTCCCTCGTGCGCGGCGGAGTTCCTGGTCGTGCGCCGCCCGTTGCGCATCCTCCTGGCCGAGGATCTGGCGATGAACCGGGAACTGACCGTGGCCATGCTGCGCGGCGTCGGCCATCGCGTGGACACCGTGACCGACGGGCGGCAGGCGGTCCAGGCGGTGCAGCGCGGCGTCTACGATCTCGTGCTGATGGACGTGCACATGCCGGAGATGGACGGCCACGCCGCCACGCGGGCGATCCGCACCCTGCCGCCGCCGGTCGGAACCATCCCGATCCTGGCGATGAGCGCCAGCGCGCTGCCCGACGAGGTCCGCCGCTGCCAGGACGCCGGCATGAACGGCCACATCGCCAAGCCGGTGGACCGCAGGACCATGCTCACCACCATCGACCGCGCGGTGGACGGGGAGGGATCGGGCGGCCCGGCCACCCTGTTCCAGGACTCCCCCCGGCCTCCCGGCGGGGCCGGGACGGGCGCTTCTCCGCGGACCCTGGCGGAGCCGATACCGCTCCGTCAGCCGCTCGACCTCGCGATGCTGCGCCAGCTGTCCGACGCGCTGGGGGAGGACGCCTGCGTCCGCCTCGCCGCCGCCTTCCTCGGCGAGCTTCCCGAACGGATGAGCCTCCTGCGCGCGGACGGCGAGCCCGGAGGCGATTCCGCCCGCTTGGCGGCGGACGCCCAGGCGCTGGTCGCGCCGGCGTCCAGCCTGGGGCTGGTGCGTCTGGCGTCGGCCTGCCGCGCGCTCGGCGCCGCCCTTCGCGCGGGCCGCCGGGACGAGGCGGCGGGGCTGATCGACAGCGTTCTGGACGCCGCCGGGGAAGGGGCGGAAGCGCTGCGCGGCGCCCTGTCCAGCGACCGGACCGGCGCCCTTTTCAAGTCCCTTGCGAAGGACATCGCCGGGACGCCATAA